In Nicotiana tabacum cultivar K326 chromosome 17, ASM71507v2, whole genome shotgun sequence, one DNA window encodes the following:
- the LOC107794468 gene encoding thiosulfate sulfurtransferase 16, chloroplastic translates to MRILSLPSTLFSLVDCQVPKNLTYGNVSSVTLIPMARSQFQPQKRRNFGTSNTTPGFSWMATVGEKVQVSTVPTSVPVRVALELLQAGHRYLDVRTAEEFSDGHAPGAINIPYMFRIGSGMTKNPNFLEEVLERFGKDDEIIVGCQLGKRSFMATSDLLAAGFTGVTDIAGGYAAWTENGLPTDS, encoded by the exons ATGAGAATTCTTTCCCTTCCCTCCACCTTATTTTCACTTGTTGACTGCCAAGTTCCCAAGAATTTGACGTATGGGAATGTATCATCAGTGACATTGATTCCAATGGCGAGGTCTCAATTTCAGCCTCAAAAGAGACGTAACTTTGGCACTAGCAATACAACTCCGGGCTTTAG TTGGATGGCAACAGTGGGAGAGAAAGTGCAGGTCTCAACCGTTCCTACTTCAGTTCCAGTTCGTGTGGCACTTGAATTACTCCAAGCTGGTCATCGTTATTTAGATGTCAG AACTGCTGAAGAATTTAGTGATGGGCATGCTCCTGGGGCCATAAACATTCCGTACATGTTTAGAATTGGCTCAG GTATGACAAAGAACCCCAACTTCTTGGAAGAAGTGTTAGAACGTTTCGGGAAGGATGATGAAATTATAGTT GGGTGCCAGTTGGGGAAGAGATCATTTATGGCTACGAGTGATCTTCTTGCTGCT GGGTTTACTGGGGTGACTGACATTGCTGGAGGATATGCTGCTTGGACAGAGAATGGTCTTCCTACTGACTCTTGA